In Vespa velutina chromosome 14, iVesVel2.1, whole genome shotgun sequence, one DNA window encodes the following:
- the LOC124953985 gene encoding dnaJ homolog subfamily C member 10-like isoform X2 — protein sequence MFKYVITVLIIVSLTLAEDYYDLLGISRVADQREIRKAFKTIAVTQHPDKNKDDPKAHEKFIRLTTAYEVLKDPELRKKYDLYGEKGLENINTRPNYHSWNYYKYNFGIYDDDPQVVTLNRNDYFENVLNSDKMWLVNFYSPMCSFCHHLAPIWRKIAEELEGVIKVGAVNCEDDFQLCHQIGIAAYPSLFYIPKNSTNGRLYTGERTHKAIINFVLNKLDINIPEISSSDWKRFIENNELIKKPTLVLIYKNNKECLTSNDLLKVSAIFDKTLNIRLLHCKENECNDISDSTCAILLSMKNEQTWVPILFENVDNIKDLVEKVLEQLPEPKSLNDDEFEEIRRHLRKKPGIGWLVCFYIGHSTELDIILKKLPNIINTINLGKINCGRYGHLCNILNINRYPMWGVLKSGGAFELSHGKNTIHDIAKFTTSSIKAENLWALSADKVLSILQRTKEVWFLDWYAPWCPPCMQFLPELRKASMQFNKSVVHFGTIDCTVHSTICRQYNIRSYPTAMLINGSKTHQFTAQKTATNIIQFINDIQNPSVIQISAKNFHQYLDNEKDKTLWVIDYFVGWCAPCQNLASEWTAVAKILRILPFVKIGSIDCELENALCRSQEIGSYPTIRLYPKERKHLNKAIKYDGSHNMLHILKWISKYFPTKVYDLDPSSLRKKVFSGKNVWLVDFFAPWCDHCQTLDPHVSITAQLFNNRVHFGRVNCNLYPTQCSQAGVKAYPTLIIYDRKYDIKDIDKGFKIMATSSEMIKEKVLNFLNSNNNNKHDEL from the exons at gtTCAAATATGTAATAACTGTTCTAATAATAGTTAGTCTAACACTGGCTGAAGATTATTATGATCTTCTTGGAATAAGTAGGGTTGCGGATCAAAGAGAAATCCGAAAAGCTTTCAAAACGATTGCAGTTACTCAACAtcctgataaaaataaa gaTGATCCAAAAGCGCACGAAAAGTTTATTAGATTAACAACAGCTTATGAAGTATTAAAGGATccagaattaagaaaaaaatatgatctttATGGAGAAAAAGGTCTTGAGAATATCAATACAAGGCCAAATTATCATTCttggaattattataaatacaattttggAATTTATGATGATGATCCACAAGTTGTAACTCTTAACAGAAATGATTATT TTGAAAATGTATTGAATTCGGACAAAATGTGGTtggtaaatttttattcaccGATGTGTAGCTTTTGTCATCATTTAGCACCAATTTGGCGAAAGATAGCTGAAGAACTTGAAGGAGTTATAAAAGTAGGAGCAGTTAATTGCGAAGATGATTTTCAACTTTGTCATCAAATTGGAATAGCAGCttatccttctttattttatattccaaag AATTCAACAAATGGAAGATTATATACAGGAGAGAGAACGCataaagcaataataaattttgtattaaataagtTGGATATTAATATTCCTGAGATAAGTTCATCAGATTGGAAacgttttatagaaaataatgaacttATTAAAAAACCCACACTTGtacttatttacaaaaataacaaagaatgTTTAACATCTAATGATCTTCTTAAAGTTAGTGCTATTTTT gataaaacattaaatattcgattacTTCACTGTAAGGAAAATGAATGCAACGATATTTCTGATAGCACTTGTGCAATACTTTTGTCaatgaaaaatgaacaaaCCTGGGTACCGATATTATTTGAGAAtgtagataatataaaagatttagtAGAAAAAGTTTTAGAACAATTACCGGAACCAAAGAGTCTTAATGACGATGAATTTGAg GAAATAAGAAGACATCTTAGAAAAAAGCCAGGAATAGGTTGGCttgtatgtttttatatagGACATTCAACTGAATTAGATATAATACTAAAGAAACTccctaatattattaatactattaatcTAG ggAAAATTAATTGTGGAAGGTACGGACATCTTTgcaatatattaaacataaacCGGTATCCAATGTGGGGTGTTCTTAAGTCTGGAGGAGCGTTTGAATTAAGTCATGGAAAAAATACAATTCATGATATCGCGAAATTTACTACAAGTAGTATTAAAGCTGAAAACCTATGGGCTTTATCTGCCGATAaagtattatctatattacagAGAA ctAAAGAAGTTTGGTTTCTTGATTGGTATGCACCATGGTGTCCTCCATGTATGCAATTTTTACCAGAACTTCGTAAGGCATCTATGCAATTTAATAAATCAGTAGTACATTTTGGTACAATTGATTGCACTGTACATTCTACAATTTGTCGACAATACAATATACGTTCTTATCCAACTGCGATGCTTATAAATGGAAGTAAAACACATCAATTTACAGCACAAAAGACAGCaactaatataatacaatttataaatgacATACAAAATCCATCAG ttatacaAATATCTGCTAAGAATTTTCATCAATATCTTgataatgagaaagataagACATTATGggtaattgattattttgttGGATGGTGTGCACCTTGTCAAAATTTAGCATCAGAATGGACTGCTGTTGCTAAAATTTTACGTATTCTACCCTTTGTAAAAATAGGCAGTATTGATTGTGAGTTAGAAAATGCTTTATGTAGGTCACAAGAAATTGGAAGCTATCCTACTATACGATTGTATCCAAAAGAACGTAAACATTTGAATAAAGCGAT aaaatacgATGGATCACATAACATGTTGCACATATTAAAATggatatctaaatattttccaacAAAGGTGTATGATTTAGATCCAAGCAGTTTacgaaaaaaagttttttctgGAAAGAATGTGTGGCTTGTAGATTTTTTTGCACCTTGGTGCGATCATTGTCAAACATTAGATCCACATGTTTCAATTACTGCACAG tTATTTAACAATAGGGTACATTTCGGACGAGTTAATTGCAATCTTTATCCGACACAGTGCTCACAAGCAGGCGTGAAAGCGTATccgacattaattatttacgatcgaaAGTATGACATAAAGGATATTGACAAAGGTTTTAAAATTATGGCAACATCGTCTGaaatgattaaagaaaaagtattaaattttctaaattccaacaataacaataaacatgatgaattataa
- the LOC124954068 gene encoding diuretic hormone class 2: MQRQIAISCLILIAITVMVVSSPLADAAPFSQQNYWNQLEEEDPEALLDMLARLRHSIMRNQELENNKRGLDLGLSRGFSGSQAAKHLMGLAAANYAGGPGRRRRSE, from the exons ATGCAGAGACAAATCGCAATCTCCTGTTTGATCCTGATAGCCATCACCGTTATGGTGGTGTCAAGTCCTCTGGCGGATGCTGCTCCGTTTTC ACAACAAAATTATTGGAAtcaattagaagaagaagatcctGAAGCTCTCCTTGATATGCTAGCCCGTCTTCGTCATTCGATCATGCGAAATCAAGAACTCGAAAA CAATAAACGCGGACTGGACTTAGGTTTGAGCCGTGGATTTAGTGGTTCTCAAGCAGCGAAACATTTGATGGGTCTCGCAGCCGCGAATTACGCCGGTGGTCCAGGACGAAGGCGCCGTTCggaataa
- the LOC124954067 gene encoding lysosomal acid phosphatase-like, with the protein MDRKRMSYGRSCQVQQRGICTTLVFLVLIIGTILFAYTAFASSLKDDTIQQVIFLFRHGDRTPLKTYPSDPYKNYSWPGGWGALTTKGMRQLYNIGKRIRKMYSTTVGLNYNSTISFIRSSDSDRCIMSAQALLAGLYPPTPDQIFAPNLKWHPIPVHTVPRSMDKVIVVKAPCPKLKQELANAYVNESIKSDAELENYYNELTIHTQQPMKTITDIEFLYNILNIQAKNGLELPNWTKKFYNDEMRNIAARALTLLTSNTLLRRLHGGPLLKEIVNHMQESQIKKDSKKAYFYSVHDVTLVNLLRTMGFTNELFFPEYGATIIFELHSYSEKERAVKVFYLNSTESIKPHFLNIPNCEQPCLLSNLLKVWKDVIPVNWDNECIL; encoded by the exons ATGGATCGAAAGAGAATGTCTTATGGGAGATCATGCCAAGTTCAACAGCGTGGAATTTGTACGACTCTCGTGTTTCTCGTTTTAATTATCGGTACGATACTTTTTGCATATACAGCGTTTGCATCATCCCTCAAGGACGATACTATTCAACAGGTGATATTT ctTTTCCGACATGGCGATAGAACTCCATTAAAGACATATCCTTCGGAtccatataaaaattactCATGGCCTGGTGGTTGGGGTGCTCTTACAACG AAAGGAATGCGTCAACTTTACAATATTGGAAAACGGATTCGTAAAATGTATAGTACTACAGTCGGTTTGAATTACAATAGTACGATTTCATTTATACGCAGCAGTGATTCCGATCGTTGTATCATGTCTGCACAAGCATTACTCGCTGGATTGTATCCACCAACACCTGATCAAATATTTGCACCTAATTTAAAATGGCATCCAATTCCAGTTCATACAGTACCTAGAAGTATGGATAAG gTAATAGTGGTTAAGGCTCCTTGTCCAAAATTAAAGCAAGAATTAGCGAATGCTTATGTTAACGAATCGATAAAATCTGATGCGgaattggaaaattattacaaCGAATTAACAATCCATACTCAGCAGCCAATGAAAACTATTACAGATATAGagtttttgtataatattcttAACATCCAAGCTAAAAACGGCTTAGAACTTCCAAATTGgacgaaaaaattttataacgacGAAATGAGAAACATCGCAGCTCGTGCCTTGACTTTACTCACAAGCAACACTTTGCTACGACGTTTGCATGGAG gacCCTTACTGAAAGAAATTGTAAACCATATGCAAGAATCGCAAATTAAGAAAGATTCGAAAAAAGCATACTTCTATTCTGTTCATGATGTAACTTTGGTAAATCTTTTAAGAACTATGGGATTcacgaatgaattattttttccagAATATGGGGCTACGATTATTTTTGAACTTCATTCGTATTCTGAAAAAGAGCGAGCAGTAAAG GTGTTTTATTTGAATAGTACGGAATCAATCAAGCCGCATTTCTTGAATATACCTAATTGTGAGCAACCCTGTTTGTTGTCAAATTTATTGAAAGTATGGAAAGACGTAATACCTGTTAATTGGGATAatgaatgtattttataa
- the LOC124953986 gene encoding EH domain-containing protein 3 has protein sequence MFSWLSRDENGKQDLFENVTEGLKKIYKAKLLPLEQHYQFHDFHSPQLDDPDFDAKPMILLVGQYSTGKTTFIKYLLERDFPGIRIGPEPTTDRFIAVMYDEKEGVIPGNALVVDPHKQFRPLSKFGNAFLNRFQCSTVASPVLKGISIVDTPGILSGEKQRVDRGYDFTGVLEWFAERVDRIILLFDAHKLDISDEFRRSIEALRGHDDKIRIVLNKADMIDHQQLMRVYGALMWSLGKVLQTPEVARVYIGSFWDQPLRYDVNRRLFEDEEQDLFRDMQSLPRNAALRKLNDLIKRARLAKVHAYIISALRKDMPSMFGKDSKKKELIKNLGQIYDQIQREQHISPGDFPDLRKMQECLMHHDFSKFNPIKIKLLEVVDKMLAEDIAKLMAMIPHEEITAMSEPLIKGGAFEGVEDQISPFGYKRGEGIDAGAGEPEWIVNKDRYKYDGIFETLGPTDGKITGAAAKSEMIKSKLPNSMLGKIWKLSDIDKDGLLDSDEFALAMHLINVKLEGYDLPAELPDHLIPPSKRDI, from the exons ATGTTTAGTTGGCTCAGTCGAGATGAAAATGGCAAACAAGATCTCTTTGAGAATGTTACCGAAGGTCTTAAAAAAATCTACAAAGCTAAATTGTTACCCTTGGAACAACATTATCAGTTTCATGACTTTCATTCGCCTCAATTGGATGATCCAGATTTCGATGCAAAACCTATGATCCTTTTAGTAGGACAATATTCCACTGGAAAAACTACGTTTATTAAGTATTTGTTAGAACGTGACTTTCCTGGAATAAGAATTGGTCCTGAACCTACAACAGATCGCTTCATTGCTGTTATGTATGATGAAAAGGAAGGTGTTATTCCTGGAAATGCTTTAGTTGTTGATCCACATAAACAATTTCGACCACTTTCCAAATTCGGTAATGCATTCCTTAATAGATTTCAATGTTCTACTGTTGCATCTCCGGTTCTCAAAGGAATATCTATAGTTGATACACCTGGAATTCTTTCAGGGGAGAAACAACGA gTAGACAGAGGTTATGATTTCACTGGTGTTTTAGAGTGGTTTGCAGAAAGAGTAGacagaattatattattatttgatgcACATAAACTCGATATCTCTGATGAATTTAGAAGATCTATAGAAGCGCTAAGAGGGCATGATGATAAAATTAGAATAGTTCTTAATAAAGCAGATATGATAGATCATCAACAATTGATGAGAGTATATGGCGCACTTATGTGGTCTTTAGGAAAAGTATTGCAAACTCCGGAAGTTGCTAGAGTTTATATTGGTTCATTTTGGGATCAACCGCTAAGATACGATGTTAATAGACG ATTATTTGAAGATGAAGAACAAGATTTATTTAGAGATATGCAATCATTACCAAGAAATGCAGCATTAAGAAAacttaatgatttaataaaacgaGCTCGTTTGGCAAAG gtgcatgcatacataatcAGTGCATTGAGAAAGGATATGCCAAGTATGTTTGGtaaagattcaaaaaaaaaggaacttaTCAAAAATTTAGGTCAAATTTATGATCAAATCCAAAGAGAACAACATATTTCCCCTGGAGATTTCCCAGATCTTCGAAAAATGCAGGAATGTTTAATGCATCATGACTTTAGTAAATTTAAcccaataaaaattaaattattggaAGTAGTAGATAAAATGCTTGCAGAAGACATTGCAAAATTAATGGCTATGATACCACATGAAGAAATAACTGCTATGTCAGAACCATTAATTAAAG GTGGTGCATTTGAAGGTGTCGAAGATCAAATTAGTCCATTTGGATACAAAAGAGGTGAAGGTATCGATGCTGGTGCAGGTGAACCTGAATGGATtgttaataaagatagatataaatatgatgGTATTTTTGAAACACTTGGTCCGACTGATGGAAAGATTACAGGAGCAg ctGCAAAATCTGAAATGATAAAATCCAAATTGCCAAACAGTATGTTAGGAAAAATCTGGAAATTATCTGATATTGATAAAGATGGGCTTTTAGACTCAGATGAATTTGCATTGGCTATgcatttaattaatgttaaactTGAAGGTTATGATCTTCCAGCAGAACTTCCTGATCATTTAATACCACCTTCGAAAcgagatatttaa
- the LOC124953985 gene encoding dnaJ homolog subfamily C member 10-like isoform X1: MFKYVITVLIIVSLTLAEDYYDLLGISRVADQREIRKAFKTIAVTQHPDKNKDDPKAHEKFIRLTTAYEVLKDPELRKKYDLYGEKGLENINTRPNYHSWNYYKYNFGIYDDDPQVVTLNRNDYFENVLNSDKMWLVNFYSPMCSFCHHLAPIWRKIAEELEGVIKVGAVNCEDDFQLCHQIGIAAYPSLFYIPKNSTNGRLYTGERTHKAIINFVLNKLDINIPEISSSDWKRFIENNELIKKPTLVLIYKNNKECLTSNDLLKVSAIFDKTLNIRLLHCKENECNDISDSTCAILLSMKNEQTWVPILFENVDNIKDLVEKVLEQLPEPKSLNDDEFEEIRRHLRKKPGIGWLVCFYIGHSTELDIILKKLPNIINTINLGKINCGRYGHLCNILNINRYPMWGVLKSGGAFELSHGKNTIHDIAKFTTSSIKAENLWALSADKVLSILQRSNAKEVWFLDWYAPWCPPCMQFLPELRKASMQFNKSVVHFGTIDCTVHSTICRQYNIRSYPTAMLINGSKTHQFTAQKTATNIIQFINDIQNPSVIQISAKNFHQYLDNEKDKTLWVIDYFVGWCAPCQNLASEWTAVAKILRILPFVKIGSIDCELENALCRSQEIGSYPTIRLYPKERKHLNKAIKYDGSHNMLHILKWISKYFPTKVYDLDPSSLRKKVFSGKNVWLVDFFAPWCDHCQTLDPHVSITAQLFNNRVHFGRVNCNLYPTQCSQAGVKAYPTLIIYDRKYDIKDIDKGFKIMATSSEMIKEKVLNFLNSNNNNKHDEL, translated from the exons at gtTCAAATATGTAATAACTGTTCTAATAATAGTTAGTCTAACACTGGCTGAAGATTATTATGATCTTCTTGGAATAAGTAGGGTTGCGGATCAAAGAGAAATCCGAAAAGCTTTCAAAACGATTGCAGTTACTCAACAtcctgataaaaataaa gaTGATCCAAAAGCGCACGAAAAGTTTATTAGATTAACAACAGCTTATGAAGTATTAAAGGATccagaattaagaaaaaaatatgatctttATGGAGAAAAAGGTCTTGAGAATATCAATACAAGGCCAAATTATCATTCttggaattattataaatacaattttggAATTTATGATGATGATCCACAAGTTGTAACTCTTAACAGAAATGATTATT TTGAAAATGTATTGAATTCGGACAAAATGTGGTtggtaaatttttattcaccGATGTGTAGCTTTTGTCATCATTTAGCACCAATTTGGCGAAAGATAGCTGAAGAACTTGAAGGAGTTATAAAAGTAGGAGCAGTTAATTGCGAAGATGATTTTCAACTTTGTCATCAAATTGGAATAGCAGCttatccttctttattttatattccaaag AATTCAACAAATGGAAGATTATATACAGGAGAGAGAACGCataaagcaataataaattttgtattaaataagtTGGATATTAATATTCCTGAGATAAGTTCATCAGATTGGAAacgttttatagaaaataatgaacttATTAAAAAACCCACACTTGtacttatttacaaaaataacaaagaatgTTTAACATCTAATGATCTTCTTAAAGTTAGTGCTATTTTT gataaaacattaaatattcgattacTTCACTGTAAGGAAAATGAATGCAACGATATTTCTGATAGCACTTGTGCAATACTTTTGTCaatgaaaaatgaacaaaCCTGGGTACCGATATTATTTGAGAAtgtagataatataaaagatttagtAGAAAAAGTTTTAGAACAATTACCGGAACCAAAGAGTCTTAATGACGATGAATTTGAg GAAATAAGAAGACATCTTAGAAAAAAGCCAGGAATAGGTTGGCttgtatgtttttatatagGACATTCAACTGAATTAGATATAATACTAAAGAAACTccctaatattattaatactattaatcTAG ggAAAATTAATTGTGGAAGGTACGGACATCTTTgcaatatattaaacataaacCGGTATCCAATGTGGGGTGTTCTTAAGTCTGGAGGAGCGTTTGAATTAAGTCATGGAAAAAATACAATTCATGATATCGCGAAATTTACTACAAGTAGTATTAAAGCTGAAAACCTATGGGCTTTATCTGCCGATAaagtattatctatattacagAGAAGTAATg ctAAAGAAGTTTGGTTTCTTGATTGGTATGCACCATGGTGTCCTCCATGTATGCAATTTTTACCAGAACTTCGTAAGGCATCTATGCAATTTAATAAATCAGTAGTACATTTTGGTACAATTGATTGCACTGTACATTCTACAATTTGTCGACAATACAATATACGTTCTTATCCAACTGCGATGCTTATAAATGGAAGTAAAACACATCAATTTACAGCACAAAAGACAGCaactaatataatacaatttataaatgacATACAAAATCCATCAG ttatacaAATATCTGCTAAGAATTTTCATCAATATCTTgataatgagaaagataagACATTATGggtaattgattattttgttGGATGGTGTGCACCTTGTCAAAATTTAGCATCAGAATGGACTGCTGTTGCTAAAATTTTACGTATTCTACCCTTTGTAAAAATAGGCAGTATTGATTGTGAGTTAGAAAATGCTTTATGTAGGTCACAAGAAATTGGAAGCTATCCTACTATACGATTGTATCCAAAAGAACGTAAACATTTGAATAAAGCGAT aaaatacgATGGATCACATAACATGTTGCACATATTAAAATggatatctaaatattttccaacAAAGGTGTATGATTTAGATCCAAGCAGTTTacgaaaaaaagttttttctgGAAAGAATGTGTGGCTTGTAGATTTTTTTGCACCTTGGTGCGATCATTGTCAAACATTAGATCCACATGTTTCAATTACTGCACAG tTATTTAACAATAGGGTACATTTCGGACGAGTTAATTGCAATCTTTATCCGACACAGTGCTCACAAGCAGGCGTGAAAGCGTATccgacattaattatttacgatcgaaAGTATGACATAAAGGATATTGACAAAGGTTTTAAAATTATGGCAACATCGTCTGaaatgattaaagaaaaagtattaaattttctaaattccaacaataacaataaacatgatgaattataa